The Camelina sativa cultivar DH55 chromosome 18, Cs, whole genome shotgun sequence DNA window ACCATTTTAGTCACGTCGTTTATTCTCTGTTAAAGATctaaaaaacagagtaaattgCAGGTTATCTGCTACCGATTAGCATAAACAACCACGTTTTTAACACCAAAAACAACATCGTTTACCAAATTGAAGACACTCAATCCCTAAACCGATTCCAATTTCACAAATACATAACCCtagaaagaaaaccctaaattctctcTACACCATCGATGACACACCACACTCACCAATGCAACCAGATGTGTCAAAGCTTGAACTTAAACTCATCGGAATAGAGAGATTGCAGAAGAAATTTTGGTATTATAGAGAgaatttggggttttctttATAAGATTAAAGATTTAATAAACGTCGTACCTAAAATGACGAGGTCAACGAAACTTTGCTATTTTATGGTCAAGTCAACAAAAAGTTGGTGATTAAAAAgtcccaaatttaaaagttgaggatttttatgacatttttcccttttcaattttcaattacatatgtataataaaattttggtgggtGTGAAAAACAATTATCAATGGAGATTCAACAATACTAAGTTCGATCAAAGCCCAATGAaggaatcaagctaaagaaatcatcttcattaatgtatatttattttatttttaaaagtatgcaatgttttaacaaaataaactattataatagaattattaaatcattgacaaaaaaatattaaatcaattttttttaactctctcttacctccaaaaaatttgtaatacatttttttgtatattcatCATTATAGttagttcttgtgatccaatataattatataaagatcattataatatttatttaattcataattttgtaatttaattattttttatataaacaataatatgatattcaatttccaaaaattttactacaaagaggaaatcattagaatttaacctagcaatatagcttaaattaaggtgaatataaaagagattaaaaattacattaatctttgagattttttagttgcatttcatattattttataggaaatatatttagtagatacttaaaatttttttagaatttaattattaaatgttttagacaaattttgaatatcatagtacatttttatttttatcattaataatattttttaaataagtggtatattttgatattgtatgatataaataaatatagtgtattattgacattttGGAAACTAGTTtgttatatatgaatttttagGCAGAATTTCATCGATACATCTTTTTTCAATACCATTTTTCGaaataccattttttataattaaaaagaaaaaaaagaaataatctAAATTTTCTCGGGTCGGGTCTAAATCGAGAGTGCACAGTGCGGtttttggtagagagaaaaGGGTTCTTATTTTTGggattatgttttcttcttcttcttcttcttcgtgattCGTCTCACAATTTTCATGTCTCTTCCTACCAAACGCTCTACTTGCTCCGCCGCTTCTGCCTCCGACGACTCTTCTTACTCTTCTCCTCCCATGAAAAAGGCCAAAAACGACCTCCACCATTCCCCGCAACACCCTAACGCCGCCGACAAGGTTGGCTTTCCCATGGAGGAAGATCCAACTCCCGCCGCCGCTAATCTCTCTCGCAAGAAAGCTACACTGCCTCAACCTACTAAGAAGCTTGTAATCAAGCTTAATAAAGGTTTCGATCGATTTCAATTTCTCATTGATCGTAATCTTCAGGATTTTCTCCGAGTAATCTTAGGATTTGTTTTGGGGGGTCTTTTTAGTCTAGTATGTAATCGAAGCTCTTGATTGATTCGATATTACTCTCTGGTACAATTGTTAGGGTTCttaatttctagggttttcatATAAGCTAGCGATTTGATGGGAATTTTTTGTGTGGGTTTTGCTGTTAAATTACAGTGGAGAATTGAGTGTGACTGATGATTTTGATGTGGATgagttgttggtttttttttttgtcaagtatGAATCTGTTTGTCTAGCCCGATCTAGCTTATTGAAGATCCGGAATCTTTGTTATTACCTTCTTTTTTATCATTTGAAGGGTTTCTGATTATACCATTTGTTGTTATATGAAGCCAAACCAACTCTACCAAAGAACTTTGAGGAGACTACATGGGAACAGTTGCAGTCAGCTATCAGAGCTATATTCCTCaaaaaaccattttcttttcACTTCGAGAGCCTTTACCAGGTTAGGCTACTTGCAAATTTACTAGCTTCCTTTCTTTTCCTATCTGTAGATGCCGTGCTGATGAGATGGTGACTGTTTTGTTAGGCTGTTGATGACCTTTGCATGCATAAGCTGGCAGGAAAGCTTTACCAACAGATTGAGAAGGAGTGTGAAGAACACATCTCTGCAGCTTTACAATCTTTAGTTGGGCAGAACACTGATCTCACTGTTTTCTTGTCACTTGTCGAGAAATGCTGGCAAGACTTTTGTGACCAGATGCTTATGATCCGTAGTATAGCCTTGACTCTGGATAGAAAATATGTGATACAAAACTCAAATGTACGTTCATTGTGGGAGATGGGTCTGCAGCTTTTCCGGAAGCATCTATCACTGGCCCCTGAAGTTGAGCAGAGGACTGTTAAAGGTCTCTTAAGTATGATTGAAAAAGAAAGGTGATTTTGTAACTTTCTGGCCTATCAAAAATATAGCGAGGTTAATTTTGTCACATTGGGAATTTCTCTTCATAAAGCCACCTTTACCTTGTCTTATTTTTCTGGCTTTCTAGTAAAGATAATTAGGTATAGGTCAAACTTTCAGGAAAAATAGCACTAGTGTAAGTCGTATATATTTTGGATAACATTTTCACCTGAATCTGCTTACATTTCCTCCATGATATTGGTCCTGCAGGTTAGCAGAAGCTGTTAATAGGACTCTACTTAGCCATCTTTTGAAGATGTTTACTGCACTGGGAATATATATGGATAGCTTTGAGAAACCTTTCCTTGAAGGAACTTCTGAATTCTATGCAGCCGAAGGAATGAAATACATGCAGCAGTCTGATGTTCCGGAGTACCTGAAGCATGTTGAGGTGCCTTGCATGACTTCATTTAGTATCCCCTTATGATAAGCTGCAGTACAGTTAATAGTCTTGTTAAGGTTTCTAGTGGTGATTTGTGCAGGGAAGGTTGCATGAAGAGAATGAAAGATGCATACTCTACATAGATGCAGTAACCAGGAAATCATTGATAGCAGCTGTTGAAAGGCAACTTCTAGAGCGTCAtattcttgttgttcttgataaggtttcactctcttgTTATCCTTGTGGCGGCATGCATATTAGCAAATTTTAGTTTTTCGTAGTCTTGCTGAATTTATGAACATCTCCAGGGTTTTACAACGTTAATGGATGGACGTCGTACTGAGGACCTTCAGAGGATGCAAACCCTGTTTTCTAGGGTCAATGCACTTGAGTCTCTGAGGCAGGCGATAAGTGCATATGTTCGGAAAACTGGGCAGAAGATTGTTATGgatgaagagaaagataaagataTGGTACAATCACTATTGGACTTCAAGGCTTCTCTTGACATAATATGGGAAGAGAGCTTTAGCAAGAACGAATCATTTGGGAACACCATCAAAGATTCATTTGAGCATCTGATTAATCTTCGACAGgtatcaaatattaattttcttgattattGCCTGGGTCTCTTGCTAACAATTCTATTTTCATGTAAAAGCAACAGACTGATTAAGTGATTATTGTGGAAATGTCAACCTTCAATTACAATGCTACAATTGAAGAGTTTACATTTTATTATAATCTAGAGATTTTTCGTTACTGATTAAGTACTGTATTGCTATGATTTGGAGACATCTTTGGGCAGTGGGTAGAGTTTTCAAacataattttcaaacataattaagtGCTGTATTCTTGTGGGCGCTGGACCTGATTACAGTAATGTTAGCTAGCATTCATCACTTTGTAGACCAAATAGTCTGATTTATTTTATCCAGTATTTGGTCGTCGCTCAAGTCTTGAGCAAAAAATTTTATATCCAATATCAAGAAGCCTCTTGAAAAAGTTCACTTTAGCTTTCTGCTCATTCGTGTATCACTGTTCTAAATCTATAAGAGTTTCATATTTTGTCCATTAGCATGCATGCCAAATTGATATACATCTTATGCTCTTGGTCTATTTTGCAGAACCGGCCAGCTGAGCTTATTGCCAAGTTTTTGGACGAGAAGCTCCGTGCTGGGAATAAGGGTACTTCTGAAGAAGAATTGGAGAGTACTCTTGAAAAAGTCTTGGTTTTGTTCCGATTTATCCAGGTTAACTCTGATTTCTTACATCTAGTACTGTGTTTTGTCACTGTAAATCACTGCTTTGAGGCAGTGCATTGTCTGTAACCCAGCTATTTGATCTTCTAGATACTGGTTTTGCtgatggatttttatttttcattaaaggGTAAAGATGTGTTTGAAGCATTCTACAAAAAGGATCTTGCGAAGAGACTCCTTTTGGGAAAGAGTGCTTCAATTGATGCGGAGAAATCCATGATCTCTAAGGttaaaaactgatttattttctGGGTGTTTCCCCTTCCCACAATTTGTTTTCCCCTTTCCGacaatttgttttctatatcGGTAGTTCTTACCGACTGACCCCAACTTTGGTTTTACCTACAGCTTAAGACTGAGTGTGGTAGNTCGTATTAAGGTACGTCGTTTTTTCCTTGCTCTCTTCCCGTAAAGTTTCCTCGAATCTTTTGATACTGTTGTAGTGGACcaattctttcttttgtttcctgcGTGCAGGTAAATGCAATCCAGATGNGAAAAGATGTTGGTCGATTGTTGAATGATCCTACACCATACCTACTTTAATGAATTTTGTACATGTGCAATAGTCCTAATGAGTTTGAACTCTGTtatattgaatttttcttcagGATATTGAATTGTCTAAGGAAATCAACGAGTCATTCAAACAATCTTCCCAGGCCAGAACAAAACTGCCATCGGGAATTGAGATGAGTGTCCACGTTTTAACAACAGGGTATGTACTATGTATTAATTTCATCCAGGATTCAACTGCTAGAATGCTTGATAGCATGCGTATATATAAAGCTTGTTAACTTTCCATGTCTATTGCAGGTACTGGCCAACATATCCACCCATGGATGTTAAGCTTCCTCATG harbors:
- the LOC104763064 gene encoding cullin-4, with translation MSLPTKRSTCSAASASDDSSYSSPPMKKAKNDLHHSPQHPNAADKVGFPMEEDPTPAAANLSRKKATLPQPTKKLVIKLNKAKPTLPKNFEETTWEQLQSAIRAIFLKKPFSFHFESLYQAVDDLCMHKLAGKLYQQIEKECEEHISAALQSLVGQNTDLTVFLSLVEKCWQDFCDQMLMIRSIALTLDRKYVIQNSNVRSLWEMGLQLFRKHLSLAPEVEQRTVKGLLSMIEKERLAEAVNRTLLSHLLKMFTALGIYMDSFEKPFLEGTSEFYAAEGMKYMQQSDVPEYLKHVEGRLHEENERCILYIDAVTRKSLIAAVERQLLERHILVVLDKGFTTLMDGRRTEDLQRMQTLFSRVNALESLRQAISAYVRKTGQKIVMDEEKDKDMVQSLLDFKASLDIIWEESFSKNESFGNTIKDSFEHLINLRQNRPAELIAKFLDEKLRAGNKGTSEEELESTLEKVLVLFRFIQGKDVFEAFYKKDLAKRLLLGKSASIDAEKSMISKLKTECGXSGPILSFVSCVQDIELSKEINESFKQSSQARTKLPSGIEMSVHVLTTGYWPTYPPMDVKLPHELNVYQDIFKEFYLSKYSGRRLMWQNSLGHCVLKADFSRGKKELAVSLFQAVVLMLFNDAMKLSFEDIKDSTGIEDKELRRTLQSLACGKVRVLLKVRPKSPFNXPILSFVSCVQVNAIQMKETVEENTSTTERVFQDRQYQIDAAIVRIMKTRKVLSHTLLITELFQQLKFPIKPADLKKRIESLIDREYLEREKSNPQIYNYLA